The sequence GCGGAGCAGGGAACTATTCCAATCGTATATTTGAAACCCTTTGTTGTGGTCGAATTCCGATTCTAGTTGACACCGATTGCGTTTTACCTTATGATTTTGCTGTGGACTGGAAACAATATTGCGTGTGGATTAAGGAAAATGAAATTCCCCAGATTGCTGAAAAAGTAGCTGAATTTCACAACAACATATCTACACAAGAGTTTATCATTCTGCAACAAGAATGCCGAAAGTTTTGGAAAGAGTGGCTATCAACGGAAGGCTTCTACTCTAAATTCCATTTACATTTTCAATCTCCAACTTAAATCAAGGGACTGAGGTAAAGCTTATGATAGTATTTATCATTCCTGTCAAGAGCAAAAAAGTTGCTACCTCTTGGCCAGATCTGTGTCAACTATTTGATCGGTCTTTGCGTGCCGTTTGTAACCAAACCTCACCGGATTTTAAAGTGATTGTGGTTTGTAATGAAAAACCCACCACGTCTTTTGAACATCCCAATGTTGAATATTTGTGCGTTGATTTTCCGCCTCCAGGGGAAGGATATGGGGTAAAAGTTGATGATCGAGCTAAAAGAGTTGTGGCAGGACTATTTGCGGTTAAGCACTTGCAGCCCTCCCATGTCATGTCTGTGGATGCGGATGATTGTATTAGTAAACATATTGCTGAATTTGTCAATAAAAATCCTGATAAAAATGGTTGGTATGTGGATCAAGGCTATGAATATGATGAAGGCAGTTCTAAAATAGCAGCTAGAAAAGAAGGATTTTATCGCATTTGTGGGACTTGTAATATTGTCAATTATCGTCTATTTACATTGCCTCCAGAAATGATACAATATGATCAGTTAACCGGGTATGATCGATTTTTAGGGGGACATCCTTTGGCGAAGGGAGATTTAGCAGACAGGGGAACACCCCTGGAAGCCTTGCCTTTTCCTGGAGTTGTGTTTGTCCGAGATCAAGCAGGGGAAAGTGTATCGATGCAGGAATCCTTTTTGGAGAAATGGAAACGCAACCCAAAAGAGACATTAAGAGGTCTGAAAAAAAGACTGCTGGCTCCCTTTAATGAACAGGTTTTAACTGATAATATTCGAGAAGAATTTGGACTTTACCCCTTATTAAAATAAAAATTTCTTAACTAATTTTGAGGATTTTTAACATGGCTAAACTAAACCTAAAATCTCAATTTTATCAAGTTTTTAACTCTTTAAATAGTTTAAAAGGACACGCCTTTATTACAGCTAAATTTTTTTTGAATGAATTAAAAAAATCTCAATTTGTTACGATTAAAGGAATTAAGATTCCAATTATCGAAGATCTACCTGAAAATACTCTAAAAGCCCTTTATGGTGGGTATTATGAAAGGTTTGAACTCAAAGTCATTGGGCAGACATTAGAAGCCAGTGATCGAGTTTTGGAACTGGGAACAGGTTTAGGTTTAATCTCTAGCTTCTGTGCTAAAAAAATAGGCAATGACCGAGTTTTTACTTATGAAGCTAACCCGGGATTAGAACCCATTATCCGTCAAACCTATGCTTTAAATCATGTGTCTCCCCATTTAAAGCTTTGCATATTGGGAAAAGAAATAGGAGAACAAACATTTTATGTTTCCGAAAGCCTGTGGGATTCTTCCCTTCTGGAGTATAGTCCAGATTTACAAGCGGTTCAAGTTCCAGTAAAATGCTTTAACGAAGAGGTCAAAATAGTCGATCCTTCCTTTCTAGTTCTTGATATAGAAGGGGGGGAATATGAATTTTTTCAGTATGCTAACTTACATAATATTCGCAAAATTTCGATGGAGCTACATGAAGACCTTATTGGAGAGGAAAAAGCGGAATTCGTTCGTTCTCACTTAACCCTATCTGGGTTTACTCTTAATCTCGATTTTTCCTATCGAGATCGTGAGCTATTTTGGGAGCGTTAATCCAAAAAAACGAAATGCAAGTCAGGAGATCGCAGATAATGTTAGCTTTTATCATTCCTTTGAAAAGTTCCCAACTTTCCAGTTCTTGGGAACGAGTCTGTCAGTTATTAGAACGAACTTTAAAATCGGTCTGTAATCAAACTTCATCTAATTTTGAAGTGATTATTGTTTGTCATGAAAAACCGGAATTATCTTTTTCTAATCCTAAAGTTCGCTGTTTGAGTGTTGATTTACCCCTTCCGGGAAATGATTTTGTCAGTAAAGAAAAAGACCAAATCTGTAAAATGCTGCTAGGGATGATAGAAGCTGACAGCATGAACCCCTCTCATATTATGTTTGTGGATGCAGATGATTGCGTGAGTAACCGTTTAGTTGAATTTGTGGATCAAAATATTGATCAAAATGGTTGGTTTATTGGTAAGGGGTATGAATACCGAGAAGATATTCAGCAACTCAAATATCGAAGTAAAGGTTTGCATTTGAGAAGTAATACCAGTCATATTATTAGAATGGATTTACTCAAACCCTATCTAACAATTCCCCTGGAGGAAGTGAGACGGGAGAATTTTATACGGGATAATTTTATTTTGTACCATCCAGATACGGCGAATATCTTAAAACGTCGTGGAACGCCCCTGAAAGAATTACCCTTTCCTGGAATGGTTTATATTACCGATAATGGTGAAAATATCTGGTGGAGTCAATCCCAAATTTCCGAGCGAGAAAAAGATTTTTACTTAAAAAATCAGATACAACTTTATCTGAAAAAAGTGTATCAAAAATTGATTACCCGTCCTTTAACTCCAGAAATTCAACAGGAGTTTTACTTATATTAAATTCATCAAGATTGTTTAAGCTCAGAGACCATGTTAGAAGATTATCAAGCCGATATTGATCGATATGTGATCACTCAAGGTGGATCTTGGATCTATCTTTTATTGACGAAACAAGGATTATGGGCTTTAGCGGAATATCGGTTTAGTCATTGGGTGAGAACAGAAGTTCAGATCCCTATGATTAAACAAATTCTCAAAACCTTGGGATTTATTTGGCACAAAATTATTGAGATTATAGCCGGGATTGATATTCCCTCTAAAACCCAAATTGGTAAAGGGTTGTATATTTGTCATTTTGGTGGGATTATTATTAATCAGGATGTGAAAATTGGGGAAAATTGTAATATTAGCCAGGGGGTGACGATTGGAATTGGAGGTCGAGGCGAAAAATCCGGTTGTCCTGTGATTGGTGATCGGGTTTTTATTGGGCCTGGAGCTAAAATTTTTGGTAAAATTAAGATCGGGAATGATGTGGCAATTGGAGCCAATGCCGTCGTCACCAAAGATTTACCCGATAACGCCGTGGCTGTGGGAATTCCCGCTAGAATTGCCAGTTATCAAGGCTCCAAAGAGTTTATCCTCTACAGAGATGGTGTCAGCCCTATTGAGACTCCAGAGATTTAGAAAAATCCGTTGAACTATCAAGATCTTTTCTTGTTCAAACCCTCAATAATTGTTGAGTTAAACTCGCGGGTCAGGACGGGCTAATTTCTTTTTCAAGCTTTGAATCACTGAATTTGCAAGCTCTGTGGGCAATACTCGTTTGATGATCAATTTAATGATTAACTTTTGAATATAACTTTCTCCAAGAATTCCCGGATAGAGTGTGACGGCTTGCCATAATTTTGCCTGGGCATAATCAAGTCCCTTGGCATCCGTATCATAGGCTAAACATAAATCGGCAAGGTATCGGTACATAAAAGCCAAACTGCGATTTTTAAGCCGTTGTAATTCCGGGGGTGCTGCCTGATAGGCTCGCTCTAAAGCGCGTAACCCTTCTTTTTCCATTGCATCTACTTTAGAACTCATTGAACCCGCTACTTTTCGATACAAAATCTGGACTTTAGGAACAACGGCAAACTGAAATTTAGCAGCCACTCGCAAACAAAAATCCCAGTCAGAAAATACCAAATTCGGTTCATATCCCCCGACCACATCAATCACTTCCCGACGAACCAAAACATTAGAACCACTGGCAATAAAGTGACCCAACAATAAATCAGGATAAATATTTCCCTCAACCGTTGATTCAGCACCTTGGACAAAGGAAATAGATTCTCCATCATCCATCATATTCACCGTCCAGCTATAGACGGCACTGGCTTGGGGATTTTTTTCTAAGGCGGCAATTTGTAACTCTAATTTATCTTCTGTCCATAAATCATCATTATCAATAAAGGCGATAAATTCACCTTTTGCCTGTTCAATACCCCGATTTCGGGCGACGGAAACCCCACCATTAGGATAGGCAAAGACCTGTACTCGTGGGTCAGCAATTTGCTTAACAACCTCTATGGTTTTGTCTTTAGAACCATCATCAATGACTAGCACTTCAAAGTCTGGAAGTGTTTGTTTCTGAATCGATTCGATGGTTTCTACAATGGTATTTTCCGCGTTATAAGCCGGAATAATTACAGAAACTTTCGGCATAAATTGACATCCTTAATATCTATAAAAGAGGAGGATAAAATTGATCGTCCCCTCTAACTACTCAAAAATCAGAAGTGGATTTTCAGCGTTGTTTAATAATTTTATAAACCGCTTCAATCACATCCTCAACGTCTTGATCTGTTAATTTAGGAGAAATTGGTAAACTAACCGTTTCCCGTCCCACTTTCATGGCATTGGGATAATCTTCAGGTTTCCAACCAAAGGTACGCTGATAGTAGGGATGTTCAGCAATGCTTAAATAATGTACCCCAACACCAATTTTTTCAGCCGTCATGGCATCCAAAAACTTATCCCGTTTAATCCCTGTTTTTTCCTCATCAATCAGAATTGTATATAAATGATAGGCGTGACGAGTTTCGGGTTCAATATCTGCGGGTAATTGTAAAGGCAAATTCGCAAAAGCCTCATTATATTTTTGCCAGATTTCTTGACGACGTAACCAACTTTCTTCCACGCGCGCTAACTGATGAATTCCGATGGCAGCCTGAATATCTGTCATATTATATTTAAACCCGCACTCCTCAACAAAATAATGCTTAAAACCAGCATCAGAAAATCGTTGCCAAGCATGGCGCGTCATCCCATGTAATCCTAAAACTTCAATCCGTTCAATTCGATCTTTATCAGAAGAAATAACCATTCCTCCTTCACCCGTAATCACATTTTTGGTGACATAAAAACTGAACACCCCAAAATCCCCAAAGGTTCCCGCTTTTTTTCCTTTATATTCAGTTTCAATAGCATGGGCACAGTCTTCAATCACGGCTAAATTATGCCGATGAGCGATGTCCATAATTGCATCCATATTACAGGCTCGACCTGCAAAGTGAACGGGTAAAATGGCTTTAGTATTGGGCGTAATTTTGGACTCAATTGCTTCAGGATCAAGATTAAACGTATCGGGATTAATATCCACGACAACGGGAGTTGCTCCACTATGAATAATGGCATTGACCGTGGCACAAAATGTCATAGATGTGGTAATGACTTCATCCCCTGGTTGTAACTTTAAAGCAACACAGGAGAGATGTAATCCAGCCGTACAAGAATTTAGTGCCACTGCATAGGGAACACCTTTATAAGTGGCAAAATTTTCCTGAAATCGCTTAACTTTTGGCCCAGTTCCTAACCAGCTAGACTTCAAACTATCAACCACTTCATCAATTTCAGTCTGATAGATTTGAGGCGAAGCAAACACTAAAAATGTTTCTCTCATTTGCTTATTAGTCTGGTAATATATCTATAGGTAGTAAAATAGAGTTCTTTTGGGAAAAGAACTGAAGTTACCAATGAACACCCTTAAATTCAGCACCCCTATTCTTGGCAGGGCGGTTTCAAAGTTTGTTCAAAAATGCGTAGGCACCTTGGGGCATCGCCATCGCCAGATCTTAAAAGCCTTTCTCTGTAAAGAAAAGCACGATCAGTTAAGACAAACTTAAATTCATAAAACCCAAGATACTACATTTTCGTCAGCTTGTCAATAACTGGTCAATTCCCCTGGGTAAAATGATCGGCTACAATCCCCGGTGAGAGTTGTGACCGTTTCAAAGGTATATGAAATCCCCAGAAGTATTATCCCAGTTAAGCTGTTCCCAGTTAATCAAGAATTTTCAACACAACTCAAATAGGATTGCTATATGAAAATTGATGTCAAAGTCCTGCAAAAAAGATTAAAAGAAATTATTATAATTAAAAATTGAACTCACTTCCTGATCAACCATTATGAACTGGATTCAAACTCGCTATCAAGTTGCTTTATTTTATTTGTTGTTAATAGGAATAGCAGGAAGTATTATTTATGCAAACCGTGTTTTTGGCGATTCAACAGATCAATTAGCCTGTAATTTACCTGATAATCAACAACAATTTGTTACTTCGACGGGAGAGGTTTACAAATGGAATCTCGTAAAAATCGGAGGCGGAGGATTTGTTACCGGAATGGTGATTCATCCAACAAAACCCGATTTAATTTATGCGAGAACTGATGTTGGGGGTTTATATCGTTGGAATTCGGAAAAACAAACCTGGATACAACTGATCACATCAGATAGCGTTCCTCAAGAAGTTCCGCTCAATATTGAAAGTATCGCTCTCGATCCTCAAAATTCTAATATTATTTATGCAGCCGCAGGTGATTACACTCAATCTAATAATAAATTAAAACCTGGTACTATCTTAAAATCAGAAAATCAAGGACAATCTTGGAAGATTCTCACCCTCTCTTTACCGATGGGAGGAAATGAATTTTGGCGCTGGACAGGAGAACGGTTAGCCGTTGATCCTAAAAATAGCAATATCGTTTATTTCGGTTCCCGTCTAAATGGGCTTTGGTCTAGTCAAAATGGGGGTGAATCTTGGAGTCAAATCAACCCTGATCAAGTTCCGATTGGAGAAAAACACCCTGAAACAAATCAGAAAGCTGGGGTGAGTTTTGTAACTTTTGATCCGACCTCGGAAACCCTAGAAGGAAAGACAAAAATTATTTATGTTGGAGTCTCCAGAAAAGGAATTTATCGCACCCAAGATGGGGGTAAAACTTGGGAATTATTAAAACAGGATGCTGATGCTGAATTAGTTGCTCAACAGGGAGTTGTCAATAGCAAAGGCGAATTAATTGTTAGCTTTTATCAAAGTCAAAAACAGCCCGATGGTAAGGTACGCAAATATACGAATAATACCTGGGAAGATATTACCCCAAAATCAGGACGAAACTACTCGGCGGTTGCTGTTGATCCGCAAAACCCTAATACTATTTTTGTGAGTAGTTATCCCATGACCCCTGACGATATTTATCGTTCAACGGATGGAGGAAAACAGTGGACGACCTTAAAAAATCAGTTAAATAAACTTTCTTGGTGGCCTAATTGGAGTTTTTATAATTTAATCGGTGCGATCGCTATTTCTCCCCAAAATTCTAATCAAGTTTGGTTAACAAATGGGATTGGAATTTGGAAAACAGAAGACGGCTTAAAAGATCAAATAACTTGGTCAGCAACGGTGAATGGAATAGAAGAAACTGTAGCTTTTGATGCGTTAAGTCTTCCAGGGAATAATGGTATAATTACTGCGATCGCTGATTTTGATGGATTTCGTCATGAATCTTTATGTACGATTCCTCAAAAGTCTCATGGGGGAGGAGTATTCAATACCACAACTAAATTAGCCTATAGTTTTAATCATCCTAATTTTGTAGTTTCTGTGGGTGCAAATCATCAAGAACCGGATAAAATTAGAGCCGGATTTTCTCAAGATTACGGAAAAACTTGGCAGCAATTTGAATCCCTTAAAAATAAAACCCATCCCCCTGAATTAGTGTTTGGAAATGTAGCCGTTTCTGCCACAAATCCCGATCATATTGTTTGGCAACCTACCAATGATCAGCCTCCCTACTATACCCAAGATCGAGGAAAAACCTGGAATAAAATTGATTTCTTTGAACAAGAAAACATTGGAGGTGGTGCCCATACCCATCTCTGGAATCGACAACAGGTGTTAGCGGCGGACTCCGTACAGGGGGATACATTCTATATTTATCATCACCGCAAAGGCTATTTTCTTCGCAGTGATAATGGGGGTAAAACTTGGATGATTGTTAATCAAACTTTACCCGGTGGAATCTGGAATGGTGCTAACGTCAAAACCATTCCAGGAATAGCAGGGGAAGTCTGGGTGAGTCTTAAAGACAAAGGATTGTATCGTTCTCGTGACTTTGGACAAGATTTTAGTCGCCTCCCTAATGTTGAAGCTGCTCAAGTTTTAACCTTTGGTAAAGCAGCACCGGGAGTTAATCATCCGACAGTCTTTATTCAGGGACGTGTCAAAGGTGAAATGGGGATTTTTCGTTCTACTGATTTGGGTCAAACTTGGGTAAAAATTGCCGACCATCCTATGAATTCTTTTGCGTCCTCAATGGTCATTGTCGGTGATTTAAACAGTTTTGGGCGAGTGTTTTTGGGAACCGGAGAAAATGGGTTTATCTATGGACAACCTGAGTAAAGGGTTCTTTTTTGACTCTATAGCAATCCGCGCCGAGGTTGTAATTGTTATATGTTTTTTATTCTTGATGTTCTTTTTGGTCTAAATCTGAGTGACGGAGAACGGTAAGAATCAGGGTTATATCTTCATTCGGAAGGGGAATTTTAGAAGACTTTAATAACTCTGGTTTGAAAGAATCAGGAAAAACCAGATAACCCTCGGAATCAAATGTAAAATCTTCTAAGGTTAATCCTAAAACAAGAAGTTTGTTAGAGATTTCTTGATGAATCACGTCCCTAACATTAACTTCTGGTTCTAAACAGTGGGGATGCTGTAATAACCAAAGAGTTGTTTGAGGACAGGTATTAACGACGGCTTGAACAGCCTTGATCAAGACTTCTTTAATATGATTAGGATTAGGAATAAAGCTGAGAAAATTTTTCAGAATAGAAAGGTTATTGACGTTTTTATCTTTCAGTAACGCAATAGCAATATTAATTGTCACTTCAAAATCTTGTGAGTAGCTATACATAGTTTTGATGATTAATTAGGGACTCAAGAATAACGCTAATGATTTACATCTAAGATTTATCCGGGAATTGAAGAAACTTTAATAGAGGCAAAAACTAGCTTTATTTTGTTCTGGTTTATCCGGTAAATAACAATGCAACATTTCTAACAACATTTGCGGCCAGAAGGGTTTGTATAAAATTGCATTGGGTAAGTAATTAGTTGGCCATTTATCAGTGGTTTTGAATTCATACCCCGTGGTTAAAATAAACGGCTTTTTTTCATACTTAAAATCGCTGCGAATTTTTTTGAGCAATTCTAATCCATTGCCATCAGGAAGGGTATAACTACATAAAATGAGATCAGGATCTTCTTCTTTTAGCCGTTCATAACCTTCTTGAACTGTATGAGCTTTTACGGAATAAAAACCCATTTCCATTAGCCATTCCGATAAAATTTCCAGCAGAAATTTATCGTTTTCAAGAGTTAATATTTTATACATAATCTTTTCCTGGCTTAGGAATTACAACTATCTTCTATCTACAAAAAATTTATGAATTTTTTATGAATTTAATAAAAATTTAATATTTACTTTGATAATTGATAACTGTCAACTGTCAACTGTCAACTGATAACTGATAACTGATAACTGATAACTGATTTTACTCTTCCCAATGCAACAGCAAGCGCATCTGTTGAACTAAATCAGGAGCGGTGAAGGGTTTAGTAATGACTCCAGTAATAGGAAGTTCAATCAATTGTTGCTTTTCGTAAATCTGAGCTTTTGCCGTTAATAAAATCACCGGAATCGATGCAATAATTGAAGTTTCCTGTATTTTTTTAAAGGTCGTAATACCATCCATTTCTGGCATCATCACATCTAATAGAATAACATCAGGATGGTCTACTAACGCTCGATCAATGCCTTGCTGACCGGATGTTTCCATCAATACCTCCCATCCAGCAATTGCTTTTAAGGAAATCTGTACAATTTGACCGATCGCCCGATCATCATCAATAATAAGAACTCGCTTCATAATTAATAGGAATTGTAAAATAAAATGTACTGCCGACTTGGAGACGACTTTCCACCCAAATTTGTCCCCCATGCTGTTGAATAATACTCCGACAAATGGCTAATCCTAAACCAGTTCCCCCTTTTTCCCGCGAATCAGAACTGTCAACTTGGTGGAAGCGTTCAAAAATACTCTCCAGGTTTTCTTTCGGAATTCCCCGTCCTTGATCTCGAATTGCAAATAACAAAAATTGAGAGGTTAGGGGAGGATAAATTTTGTTGGAGGTCGAAGCTTGATGTGCATTGATAGTGGGTTGTTCATCATCTGAAGAAGATTGATAAAGATGCACTGAAAGATGAATTACAGAGTGATTAGGGGAGAATTTAATGGCATTACTCAGCAAATTAATCAAAACTTGTAATAATCGATCTGGATCAGCATCAATCTCAAAAGGTTGAATCTGACTTTCAAGGACAACCCCACCTTGATTGGCTAACTCCTGCATTTGAGCAATCGCGGTATTGATTAAAATCGTAACATCACAAGGGCGAATTGCCAGACGAATTTTACCCGATTCCAAACGCTCTAAATCCAAAATATCATTCACCAAACGCACCAACCGATTAACCCCGGTCATGGCAATATCCAGGGTGATTTGTCCTTCAGGAGACTGCGGTGCAATAATATTGCTATGGAGTAAACTCAAACCCGCCTGCATAGATGTTAGTGGCGTGCGTAACTCATGACTGACAATGGAAATAAATTCAGCCTTCATGCGTTCGAGTTGATAACGTTCTGTAATATCCTCTCCAATACTAAGCGTACCAATAGGCTGACCCTCAACATTTTGCAATAAAGTATTATTCCAGGCGACCATGCGTTCCTCTCCCGATTGGGTAAGAATAGAATTTTGATAATAGGGATGGAAATCAGTCGCTATAATGTCTTGGAACATTTTGTTAACCTCTAACCTTTGATAGGGGGGAATAAAGTGATCAAACCACATTTTTCCTAAGACTTCCGCTTCCGAATATCCGGTTAATTTCAGGAAAA comes from Planktothrix sp. FACHB-1365 and encodes:
- a CDS encoding glycosyltransferase codes for the protein MPKVSVIIPAYNAENTIVETIESIQKQTLPDFEVLVIDDGSKDKTIEVVKQIADPRVQVFAYPNGGVSVARNRGIEQAKGEFIAFIDNDDLWTEDKLELQIAALEKNPQASAVYSWTVNMMDDGESISFVQGAESTVEGNIYPDLLLGHFIASGSNVLVRREVIDVVGGYEPNLVFSDWDFCLRVAAKFQFAVVPKVQILYRKVAGSMSSKVDAMEKEGLRALERAYQAAPPELQRLKNRSLAFMYRYLADLCLAYDTDAKGLDYAQAKLWQAVTLYPGILGESYIQKLIIKLIIKRVLPTELANSVIQSLKKKLARPDPRV
- a CDS encoding DegT/DnrJ/EryC1/StrS aminotransferase family protein, giving the protein MRETFLVFASPQIYQTEIDEVVDSLKSSWLGTGPKVKRFQENFATYKGVPYAVALNSCTAGLHLSCVALKLQPGDEVITTSMTFCATVNAIIHSGATPVVVDINPDTFNLDPEAIESKITPNTKAILPVHFAGRACNMDAIMDIAHRHNLAVIEDCAHAIETEYKGKKAGTFGDFGVFSFYVTKNVITGEGGMVISSDKDRIERIEVLGLHGMTRHAWQRFSDAGFKHYFVEECGFKYNMTDIQAAIGIHQLARVEESWLRRQEIWQKYNEAFANLPLQLPADIEPETRHAYHLYTILIDEEKTGIKRDKFLDAMTAEKIGVGVHYLSIAEHPYYQRTFGWKPEDYPNAMKVGRETVSLPISPKLTDQDVEDVIEAVYKIIKQR
- a CDS encoding glycosyltransferase family 2 protein, which codes for MIVFIIPVKSKKVATSWPDLCQLFDRSLRAVCNQTSPDFKVIVVCNEKPTTSFEHPNVEYLCVDFPPPGEGYGVKVDDRAKRVVAGLFAVKHLQPSHVMSVDADDCISKHIAEFVNKNPDKNGWYVDQGYEYDEGSSKIAARKEGFYRICGTCNIVNYRLFTLPPEMIQYDQLTGYDRFLGGHPLAKGDLADRGTPLEALPFPGVVFVRDQAGESVSMQESFLEKWKRNPKETLRGLKKRLLAPFNEQVLTDNIREEFGLYPLLK
- a CDS encoding sialidase family protein; its protein translation is MNWIQTRYQVALFYLLLIGIAGSIIYANRVFGDSTDQLACNLPDNQQQFVTSTGEVYKWNLVKIGGGGFVTGMVIHPTKPDLIYARTDVGGLYRWNSEKQTWIQLITSDSVPQEVPLNIESIALDPQNSNIIYAAAGDYTQSNNKLKPGTILKSENQGQSWKILTLSLPMGGNEFWRWTGERLAVDPKNSNIVYFGSRLNGLWSSQNGGESWSQINPDQVPIGEKHPETNQKAGVSFVTFDPTSETLEGKTKIIYVGVSRKGIYRTQDGGKTWELLKQDADAELVAQQGVVNSKGELIVSFYQSQKQPDGKVRKYTNNTWEDITPKSGRNYSAVAVDPQNPNTIFVSSYPMTPDDIYRSTDGGKQWTTLKNQLNKLSWWPNWSFYNLIGAIAISPQNSNQVWLTNGIGIWKTEDGLKDQITWSATVNGIEETVAFDALSLPGNNGIITAIADFDGFRHESLCTIPQKSHGGGVFNTTTKLAYSFNHPNFVVSVGANHQEPDKIRAGFSQDYGKTWQQFESLKNKTHPPELVFGNVAVSATNPDHIVWQPTNDQPPYYTQDRGKTWNKIDFFEQENIGGGAHTHLWNRQQVLAADSVQGDTFYIYHHRKGYFLRSDNGGKTWMIVNQTLPGGIWNGANVKTIPGIAGEVWVSLKDKGLYRSRDFGQDFSRLPNVEAAQVLTFGKAAPGVNHPTVFIQGRVKGEMGIFRSTDLGQTWVKIADHPMNSFASSMVIVGDLNSFGRVFLGTGENGFIYGQPE
- a CDS encoding serine O-acetyltransferase, translated to MLEDYQADIDRYVITQGGSWIYLLLTKQGLWALAEYRFSHWVRTEVQIPMIKQILKTLGFIWHKIIEIIAGIDIPSKTQIGKGLYICHFGGIIINQDVKIGENCNISQGVTIGIGGRGEKSGCPVIGDRVFIGPGAKIFGKIKIGNDVAIGANAVVTKDLPDNAVAVGIPARIASYQGSKEFILYRDGVSPIETPEI
- a CDS encoding response regulator; the protein is MYKILTLENDKFLLEILSEWLMEMGFYSVKAHTVQEGYERLKEEDPDLILCSYTLPDGNGLELLKKIRSDFKYEKKPFILTTGYEFKTTDKWPTNYLPNAILYKPFWPQMLLEMLHCYLPDKPEQNKASFCLY
- a CDS encoding glycosyltransferase family A protein, producing the protein MLAFIIPLKSSQLSSSWERVCQLLERTLKSVCNQTSSNFEVIIVCHEKPELSFSNPKVRCLSVDLPLPGNDFVSKEKDQICKMLLGMIEADSMNPSHIMFVDADDCVSNRLVEFVDQNIDQNGWFIGKGYEYREDIQQLKYRSKGLHLRSNTSHIIRMDLLKPYLTIPLEEVRRENFIRDNFILYHPDTANILKRRGTPLKELPFPGMVYITDNGENIWWSQSQISEREKDFYLKNQIQLYLKKVYQKLITRPLTPEIQQEFYLY
- a CDS encoding FkbM family methyltransferase, with translation MAKLNLKSQFYQVFNSLNSLKGHAFITAKFFLNELKKSQFVTIKGIKIPIIEDLPENTLKALYGGYYERFELKVIGQTLEASDRVLELGTGLGLISSFCAKKIGNDRVFTYEANPGLEPIIRQTYALNHVSPHLKLCILGKEIGEQTFYVSESLWDSSLLEYSPDLQAVQVPVKCFNEEVKIVDPSFLVLDIEGGEYEFFQYANLHNIRKISMELHEDLIGEEKAEFVRSHLTLSGFTLNLDFSYRDRELFWER
- a CDS encoding response regulator: MKRVLIIDDDRAIGQIVQISLKAIAGWEVLMETSGQQGIDRALVDHPDVILLDVMMPEMDGITTFKKIQETSIIASIPVILLTAKAQIYEKQQLIELPITGVITKPFTAPDLVQQMRLLLHWEE